Proteins encoded in a region of the Salvia miltiorrhiza cultivar Shanhuang (shh) unplaced genomic scaffold, IMPLAD_Smil_shh fragScaff_scaffold_177:::fragment_3, whole genome shotgun sequence genome:
- the LOC131002734 gene encoding cytochrome P450 89A2-like — translation METWFIIIVSLCVAALLKTILSLFSPSTKHLPPGPPAIPLIGNFIWLRKPISDLEQILRRLKPRYGPIITIKIAHRFFVFVAGHSIAHQALVQNGAVFADRPGPPVTSTYLNAPRKTISSSSYGPTWRLLRRNLTQEILHPSRVRGYSASRRWVLSLLMDRIRGAADSESSVRLIDHFQYAMFCLLVLLCFGDKLQENQIKEIETIQRKILLSFQRFNVLNFWPRLGRIIFRKRWKELFEIRDEQDRILIPLIRARVESKRTRKTEDELVAYVDTLADLVLPEEKRKLEEEEMVSLCSEFLSAGTDTTSTALQWIMANLVKHQEIQEKLYQEIVGVVEGEEVVEEEDVQKMPYLKAVVLEALRRHPPGHFVLPHKVKEEVELDGYRIPKDAYVNFMVADMNWDAEVWEEPMEFKPERFVAACEGEGFDVTGSREIKMMPFGAGRRVCPGFALALLHLEYFVANLIRSFKWEADGDVDLTEKQEFTIVMKSPLRATISPRN, via the coding sequence ATGGAGACCTGGTTCATCATCATCGTCTCACTCTGCGTCGCCGCCCTACTCAAAACCATACTCAGCCTCTTTTCCCCGAGCACCAAGCACCTTCCGCCGGGCCCTCCGGCGATCCCTCTCATCGGCAACTTCATATGGCTGCGCAAGCCCATCTCCGACCTGGAGCAGATCCTCCGCCGCCTCAAACCCCGCTACGGCCCCATCATCACCATCAAGATCGCCCACCGTTTCTTCGTATTCGTCGCCGGCCACTCGATTGCTCATCAGGCACTCGTCCAGAACGGCGCCGTCTTCGCCGACCGCCCCGGCCCCCCGGTCACCAGCACCTACCTCAACGCGCCTCGGAAGACCATCAGCTCCTCCTCCTACGGGCCGACGTGGCGCCTTCTCCGCCGCAACCTCACGCAGGAGATCCTCCACCCCTCCCGCGTCAGGGGCTACTCTGCGTCGCGGCGGTGGGTGTTATCTCTCCTCATGGACCGTATCCGCGGCGCCGCTGACTCGGAGTCCTCCGTCAGGCTCATCGATCACTTCCAGTACGCCATGTTCTGTCTGCTCGTGCTGCTGTGTTTCGGGGATAAGCTGCAGGAGAATCAAATTAAGGAAATCGAAACCATCCAGCGTAAAATTCTCCTGAGTTTCCAGAGATTCAATGTTCTCAATTTCTGGCCTCGATTGGGGCGGATCATATTCCGCAAGCGGTGGAAGGAGCTGTTTGAAATCCGCGACGAACAGGATAGGATCCTTATTCCTCTCATCAGAGCGCGAGTTGAATCGAAGAGAACGAGGAAGACGGAGGATGAATTGGTGGCGTACGTGGACACGTTGGCGGATCTGGTTCTACCGGAGGAGAAGAGAAAGCTTGAGGAGGAGGAAATGGTGAGCTTATGCAGCGAGTTCCTGAGCGCGGGCACCGACACCACATCGACAGCGCTGCAATGGATCATGGCGAACCTAGTAAAGCACCAGGAAATTCAGGAGAAATTGTACCAGGAGATAGTCGGCGTGGTGGAGGGCGAGGAAGTAGTGGAGGAGGAGGATGTGCAGAAGATGCCGTACCTGAAGGCGGTGGTGCTGGAGGCGCTGCGGCGGCATCCGCCGGGGCACTTTGTGCTGCCGCACAAGGTGAAGGAGGAGGTGGAATTGGACGGGTACAGAATCCCCAAGGATGCGTATGTGAATTTCATGGTGGCGGATATGAATTGGGACGCAGAGGTGTGGGAGGAGCCGATGGAATTCAAGCCGGAGAGGTTCGTGGCGGCGTGCGAGGGGGAAGGGTTCGACGTGACGGGGAGCAGAGAGATAAAGATGATGCCGTTTGGGGCGGGGAGGAGAGTGTGCCCGGGATTTGCGTTGGCGCTGCTGCATTTGGAATACTTCGTCGCCAATCTGATTCGGTCGTTCAAGTGGGAAGCAGATGGTGACGTTGATCTCACAGAGAAGCAGGAGTTCACTATTGTCATGAAATCTCCATTGCGCGCCACCATCTCTCCCAGAAACTGA